One window of the Alligator mississippiensis isolate rAllMis1 chromosome 5, rAllMis1, whole genome shotgun sequence genome contains the following:
- the PRPF38A gene encoding pre-mRNA-splicing factor 38A: MANRTVKDAHSIHGTNPQYLVEKIIRTRIYESKYWKEECFGLTAELVVDKAMELKYVGGVYGGNIKPTPFLCLTLKMLQIQPEKDIIVEFIKNEDFKYVRMLGALYMRLTGTAIDCYKYLEPLYNDYRKIKSQNRNGEFELMHVDEFIDELLHKERVCDIILPRLQKRYVLEEAEQLETRVSALEEDMDDVESSEEEEEEDEKMERAPSPDHRRRGYRDLDKPCRSPTVRYRRSRSRSPRRRSRSPKRRSPSPRRERHRSKSPRRHRSRSRERRHRSRSKSPGHHRSHRHRSHSKSPERSKKSHKKSRRGNE, from the exons ATGGCGAACCGGACGGTGAAGGACGCGCACAGCATCCACGGCACCAACCCGCAGTACCTGGTGGAAAAGATCATCCGCACGCGCATCTACGAGTCCAAGTACTGGAAGGAGGAATGCTTCGGCCTCACCG CGGAGCTGGTGGTGGACAAGGCCATGGAGCTGAAGTACGTCGGTGGCGTGTACGGGGGGAACATCAAGCCCACGCCCTTCCTGTGCCTGACCCTGAAGATGCTGCAGATCCAGCCCGAGAAGGACATCATCGTGGAGTTCATCAAGAACGAAGACTTCAA ATATGTCAGAATGCTTGGTGCGTTATACATGAGATTGACTGGCACTGCCATCGACTGCTACAAGTACCTCGAGCCACTGTACAACGATTATCGGAAAATAAAGAGTCAAAATAGAAATGGGG AATTTGAACTAATGCATGTGGACGAGTTTATTGATGAACTGCTCCATAAGGAACGTGTTTGTGATATCATTTTACCTCGATTGCAG AAACGTTACGTCCTGGAAGAAGCTGAACAACTAGAGACTCGGGTTAGTGCATTGGAAGAAGATATGGATGATGTAGAGTCTAgcgaggaggaagaagaggaggatgaAAAG ATGGAGAGGGCACCCTCCCCTGATCATCGCAGGAGAGGCTACAGAGATTTGGACAAGCCATGCAGATCTCCAACTGTGAGATACAGGAGGAGCCGAAGCAGGTCTCCACGCAG GCGAAGCCGCTCACCCAAGAGGAGAAG CCCGTCACCACGTCGGGAGAGGCATCGCAGCAAAAGCCCAAGGCGACACCGGAGCAGGTCTAGGGAGAGACGCCACAGATCAAGATCTAAATCTCCAG GGCACCATCGTAGTCATAGACACAGAAGTCATTCCAAATCACCTGAAAG ATCGAAGAAAAGCCACAAGAAGAGTCGACGAGGGAATGAATAA